From the Candidatus Krumholzibacteriota bacterium genome, one window contains:
- a CDS encoding acyl-CoA dehydrogenase family protein has translation MEWTFTDEQKMLKEMVKKFVDKELKPAADKIDREEEIPQEIIDKIAELGLLGVSFPPEYGGSGMGEMGYCIMQEEIGRGCASTATFIGAHQSIGASGIYMFGTEEQKQKYLVPLCEGSKIGAYSLTEANAGSDAYNPETTAEDKGDYYLLNGRKLFTTNGSFADIFTLFAKVVDDSNRGKVTVFIVEKDFPGFSVGKIEEKMGIRGSKTAELILEDVKVPKENVLGRVGRGFLVGMKVLNTGRLGLGAAALGSAKEALALSTAYAKERVQFGKSISKFQGVQWMLADMATEIFNMESILYRTAWMYDQGKKVTRESSMVKLYCSEALDRIVDNAMQIYGGYGFINEFPIERMYRDSRINRIFEGTSEIQRMIIARDILHDPNL, from the coding sequence ATGGAGTGGACATTCACTGATGAACAGAAAATGCTTAAAGAGATGGTCAAGAAATTTGTCGATAAAGAATTGAAACCAGCCGCGGACAAAATTGACAGGGAAGAAGAGATACCTCAGGAAATTATTGATAAAATAGCGGAATTGGGGCTCCTCGGCGTTTCTTTTCCACCCGAATACGGCGGCTCCGGCATGGGAGAAATGGGTTATTGCATAATGCAGGAGGAAATCGGCCGCGGATGTGCCTCTACAGCCACATTTATCGGCGCCCACCAGAGTATAGGAGCTTCCGGAATATACATGTTCGGAACGGAAGAACAGAAGCAAAAATATCTGGTGCCGTTATGCGAGGGAAGTAAGATAGGAGCCTATTCACTTACTGAAGCAAACGCCGGCTCTGACGCCTACAATCCTGAAACAACAGCTGAAGACAAAGGTGACTATTATCTGCTTAACGGGCGTAAACTCTTTACTACTAACGGCAGTTTCGCCGACATTTTTACCCTCTTTGCCAAGGTAGTAGACGACAGCAACAGGGGAAAAGTAACAGTTTTCATCGTTGAAAAGGATTTTCCCGGTTTCAGCGTGGGAAAAATAGAAGAGAAAATGGGGATCAGGGGATCAAAAACAGCTGAACTTATCTTAGAAGATGTAAAAGTGCCAAAGGAAAATGTCCTGGGCAGAGTGGGACGAGGATTTTTAGTAGGCATGAAAGTATTAAACACGGGAAGACTGGGACTTGGAGCGGCGGCCCTCGGCTCCGCGAAAGAGGCGCTTGCTCTTTCTACCGCATACGCTAAAGAAAGAGTGCAGTTTGGAAAATCAATATCCAAATTCCAGGGGGTTCAGTGGATGTTGGCGGATATGGCGACAGAAATATTCAATATGGAATCTATACTTTACAGAACAGCGTGGATGTATGACCAGGGCAAAAAGGTTACAAGAGAATCCTCGATGGTAAAACTATACTGTTCTGAAGCTCTCGACAGAATTGTAGATAATGCTATGCAAATATATGGAGGATACGGGTTTATAAATGAATTTCCCATTGAGAGAATGTACCGTGATTCGAGAATTAATAGAATATTCGAGG
- a CDS encoding M64 family metallopeptidase, producing MRRLFISFVLIFFLIRPAIAGQPDFKRYFTSSSLRVDLYHTGYKSKELFSIDEVIEEPCWGGNHNALIDTMNLGTYIYRVFDLETNDLVFSRGYCSIFGEWVTTDEAREGKVGTFHESVIMPFPRRPVQIRIDRRNRENIFTNVFSFVVDPDDYNIATESRYDYFRARTLIKNGPPARKVDIVIIGDGYRKNENHKLRNDAERFIEVLFSVEPFKSRRDDFNVRLVESVSGQSGVDNPRESDYRNNLLGLSFDTFSIDRYMLSTDNRRIRDIAAKVPYDQVILLANEEKYGGGGIFNLYSASVSDNEYSEYIFVHEFGHAFAGLADEYYSSEVTYNDMYPRGVEPWEPNVTALLNGDCVKWGDLIGPNVPIPTPDDSTYAGITGCFEGAAYSAEGLYRSSRDCIMFSKSIEKGFCPACGRAIERMIDFRTNQ from the coding sequence ATGAGAAGATTATTTATTTCATTTGTATTGATATTTTTTCTGATACGACCCGCAATAGCCGGACAACCCGATTTTAAGAGATATTTTACCTCTTCCTCCCTGAGAGTCGATCTGTATCATACGGGGTATAAGAGCAAGGAACTTTTCAGTATCGATGAAGTTATTGAGGAGCCCTGCTGGGGCGGAAATCACAATGCCCTTATAGATACGATGAATCTCGGGACTTATATTTATCGTGTTTTCGATCTTGAGACGAACGATTTAGTTTTCTCCAGGGGTTATTGTTCTATATTTGGTGAGTGGGTGACTACCGATGAAGCGCGTGAAGGCAAGGTCGGCACCTTTCATGAGTCGGTGATTATGCCTTTTCCGAGAAGACCGGTTCAGATAAGGATTGATCGGAGAAACAGAGAAAATATTTTCACCAATGTCTTCAGCTTCGTTGTCGATCCTGACGATTACAATATAGCGACAGAAAGCAGGTACGATTATTTCAGAGCGAGAACTCTGATTAAAAACGGGCCGCCGGCGAGGAAAGTTGATATTGTGATTATCGGGGACGGCTATCGCAAAAATGAAAATCATAAACTGCGGAATGACGCGGAGAGATTTATTGAAGTACTCTTCAGTGTTGAGCCGTTTAAAAGCAGGAGGGATGATTTCAACGTGCGTCTCGTTGAATCTGTCTCGGGTCAGTCGGGAGTTGATAATCCAAGAGAGAGTGATTACAGGAATAACCTTCTTGGCCTTTCGTTTGACACTTTTAGTATTGACAGATATATGCTTTCAACAGACAACAGGCGTATCAGGGATATTGCCGCCAAAGTACCCTACGATCAGGTGATCCTGTTGGCAAATGAAGAGAAGTACGGAGGCGGAGGAATATTTAATCTCTATTCCGCCTCGGTCTCAGATAATGAATATTCAGAGTATATTTTTGTCCATGAGTTCGGTCACGCTTTCGCGGGGCTCGCTGATGAATATTATTCATCAGAGGTTACTTATAATGATATGTATCCCAGAGGTGTTGAACCCTGGGAACCTAATGTTACAGCTCTCCTTAACGGGGACTGTGTCAAATGGGGAGACCTTATCGGCCCGAATGTGCCAATTCCAACACCTGATGACTCTACATACGCGGGAATTACCGGTTGTTTTGAGGGAGCAGCTTATTCTGCTGAAGGACTATATCGTTCAAGCCGCGACTGTATTATGTTCTCGAAGTCGATTGAGAAAGGGTTTTGTCCGGCATGCGGGAGAGCCATAGAGAGGATGATAGATTTCAGGACGAATCAGTGA
- the trxB gene encoding thioredoxin-disulfide reductase, with amino-acid sequence MYDVAIIGSGPAGLTAAIYTSRSEMKTVVFEGMSPGGQLMITTEVENFPGFPEGVQGPELMEKMKEQASKFKAEINPGYITEVEFNESPFVIKSGSDEVTAKTVIIATGSTARWLGIDSESKLRGKGVSACATCDGFFFKDRDIAVVGGGDSAIEEADFLTRFASKVTIIHRRDELRASEAMQKKAFDNEKIDIAWNSTVEEILDVSKDKVTGIKLKNVKTDEKRILPVEGVFLAIGYDPATDIFKGKIEMDKKNYIVTKENTQTSVPGVFAAGDVRDFKYRQAVTAAGDGCMAAIDAYRWLGGTK; translated from the coding sequence ATGTACGACGTAGCAATAATAGGTTCGGGGCCCGCGGGCCTTACAGCGGCAATATACACGAGCCGTTCTGAAATGAAGACCGTTGTTTTCGAGGGTATGAGCCCGGGCGGACAGCTTATGATCACAACTGAAGTCGAAAATTTCCCCGGCTTTCCGGAAGGGGTTCAGGGGCCTGAGCTTATGGAAAAAATGAAGGAGCAGGCATCTAAATTCAAAGCGGAAATAAATCCCGGCTATATTACAGAAGTAGAATTTAACGAATCTCCCTTTGTAATCAAAAGCGGTTCAGATGAAGTTACTGCCAAAACAGTGATAATAGCAACCGGCTCAACAGCCCGCTGGCTTGGAATCGATTCGGAATCAAAACTCAGGGGAAAAGGGGTCTCCGCCTGCGCGACGTGCGACGGCTTTTTCTTCAAGGACAGAGATATAGCGGTAGTTGGAGGCGGTGATTCAGCTATAGAGGAAGCTGATTTTCTTACGCGTTTCGCGAGTAAAGTTACCATCATACACAGACGAGACGAGCTGAGAGCATCAGAAGCCATGCAGAAAAAGGCCTTTGATAACGAAAAAATAGATATCGCGTGGAACAGTACTGTTGAAGAAATCCTCGACGTTTCAAAAGACAAAGTAACTGGTATTAAACTCAAAAACGTAAAGACAGATGAAAAGAGAATTTTACCTGTAGAAGGAGTATTCCTCGCCATCGGTTACGATCCCGCGACTGATATATTCAAAGGTAAAATCGAGATGGACAAGAAGAATTATATTGTAACAAAGGAAAACACTCAAACATCAGTGCCGGGCGTCTTCGCCGCGGGAGATGTAAGAGATTTTAAGTACAGACAGGCTGTTACGGCGGCGGGAGACGGATGTATGGCCGCGATTGACGCCTACAGATGGCTCGGAGGCACCAAATAA
- a CDS encoding deoxyribonuclease IV yields the protein MNLGSHMSIAGGVHLALERGKEAGCNAVQLFVKSSNRWKARPLKEEEIAAFHKNRNNYRENFIMAHTSYLINLASPEPKQAEKSIEALVIETKRCEILGIPYLVLHPGSHKGSGEDEGIKAIAGNLDQVFSETSGFNTMILLETTAGQGNTIGHRFEHLAEITSRLKDKSRVGVCYDTCHSFAAGYDIRNKKVYEKTFSQLNKVIGFENLKAFHINDSKNDFNSRKDRHEHIGKGKIGKKAFSLLVNDSRFKNIPMVLETPKGKDFKEDRENLALLRSMRN from the coding sequence ATGAATCTAGGCTCACACATGTCAATCGCTGGGGGTGTTCACCTCGCCCTCGAAAGAGGCAAGGAAGCCGGCTGTAACGCCGTGCAGCTATTTGTAAAAAGTTCTAACAGATGGAAGGCAAGACCTCTTAAAGAAGAAGAAATCGCGGCATTTCATAAAAATAGAAATAACTACAGGGAAAATTTTATCATGGCTCATACAAGCTATCTTATAAATCTGGCTTCACCGGAACCTAAGCAGGCTGAAAAGTCGATTGAAGCTCTTGTAATAGAAACAAAACGTTGCGAAATTCTTGGGATTCCTTATCTCGTGCTTCATCCTGGAAGCCACAAAGGAAGCGGTGAAGATGAAGGTATTAAAGCTATAGCCGGAAATCTTGATCAGGTCTTCTCTGAAACAAGCGGGTTCAATACAATGATACTGCTTGAAACTACCGCGGGACAGGGTAATACTATTGGTCACAGATTCGAACATCTGGCAGAAATAACAAGTAGGCTGAAGGATAAGTCACGGGTGGGAGTATGCTATGATACCTGTCATTCTTTTGCCGCGGGATATGATATCAGAAATAAAAAAGTATACGAAAAGACCTTTTCCCAGCTCAATAAGGTAATTGGATTTGAGAATCTCAAGGCGTTCCACATCAACGACTCAAAGAACGATTTTAACAGCAGAAAAGACCGTCACGAACATATCGGCAAAGGTAAAATAGGCAAAAAGGCATTTTCGCTGCTGGTAAACGACAGTAGATTCAAAAATATACCAATGGTACTTGAAACGCCTAAGGGAAAGGATTTTAAAGAGGACAGGGAAAACCTCGCTCTTCTAAGGAGTATGAGAAACTGA
- a CDS encoding Nif3-like dinuclear metal center hexameric protein, translated as MLLATLKNFLDDELAIDDFTDDASLNGLQVEGSGKVSKITLAVDACDLSIKKAAGNRSNMLIVHHGLFWGGREPITGILKRRIARLLKNGISLYAAHLPLDFHREIGNNAQIASMLKMKDISSFGNYMGKEIGVCGKLPRPVSTRGLSRKINRLLKTQVKSNPFGPSKIEKLAIVSGSGASLASEAAKTGCDALLTGESSHAVYHPSREEGITLLYAGHYATETPGVKALGKLLEKEFNLKTTFVDIPTGL; from the coding sequence TTGCTTCTCGCGACTCTTAAGAACTTTCTCGACGACGAATTGGCTATCGATGATTTTACCGATGACGCTTCACTTAACGGCCTCCAGGTAGAAGGTTCTGGAAAGGTGTCAAAGATCACGCTCGCCGTTGACGCCTGTGATCTGTCTATAAAAAAGGCCGCCGGAAACAGATCAAATATGTTAATTGTTCATCACGGGCTTTTCTGGGGCGGCCGGGAACCAATAACCGGAATCTTAAAACGGCGAATAGCCCGTCTCCTGAAAAATGGTATATCCCTTTACGCGGCGCACCTCCCCCTTGATTTCCATAGGGAGATCGGAAACAACGCTCAGATAGCGTCCATGTTGAAAATGAAGGATATATCTTCTTTCGGAAACTATATGGGCAAGGAAATAGGCGTCTGCGGAAAACTGCCCCGTCCTGTTTCAACAAGAGGTCTTTCAAGAAAAATAAATAGATTGCTTAAAACTCAAGTAAAATCAAACCCCTTCGGACCGTCTAAAATAGAAAAACTGGCGATAGTATCGGGAAGCGGCGCCTCTCTCGCCTCTGAAGCGGCAAAAACCGGATGTGACGCGCTTCTGACCGGCGAGTCATCTCACGCGGTATATCATCCATCGCGCGAAGAAGGAATAACACTCCTCTATGCTGGACATTATGCCACTGAAACACCGGGAGTAAAAGCTCTCGGGAAATTACTGGAGAAAGAGTTTAACCTTAAAACCACATTTGTAGATATCCCAACCGGGCTTTAA
- a CDS encoding DUF2007 domain-containing protein, translated as MIDENDTKLVELTSVQGEMEENLVIGILKGEGIDVLVKSNRAGGALPFTMDGMGKVRIYVREDQLEEAIRLLEEYRED; from the coding sequence ATGATTGATGAGAATGATACGAAGCTTGTTGAGCTCACTTCTGTGCAGGGCGAAATGGAAGAAAATCTTGTTATTGGAATACTAAAAGGAGAGGGGATAGATGTTCTCGTGAAATCGAACAGAGCCGGCGGCGCTCTCCCCTTTACAATGGACGGGATGGGTAAAGTCAGAATATATGTTCGCGAGGATCAGCTGGAAGAGGCAATAAGGCTGCTTGAAGAGTATAGGGAGGATTAG
- the nth gene encoding endonuclease III: MNLNRRNFPIGKKKAGALLAILIPEVREIVNGGETPSVSSIAQKTNSPFKVLISTVISARTKDEVTAESSRRLFALADSAEAIASLSEKAIAKAIYPAGFYNTKAKSIKKLSRQLLREFNSRVPDTLEELIRLPGVGRKTANLVIARGFGKPAICVDTHVHRIANRLGLIKTDNPTQSEYALREILDKKYWIEINDLFVIFGRTVCRPVSPFCSMCGIINLCKRKGVERSR; this comes from the coding sequence ATGAATCTGAATAGAAGGAATTTCCCGATAGGCAAAAAGAAAGCCGGAGCTCTTTTAGCAATACTTATACCCGAAGTCAGGGAAATAGTAAACGGCGGGGAAACTCCTTCTGTTTCCTCTATTGCTCAAAAGACGAATTCGCCCTTTAAGGTTTTAATATCCACGGTAATAAGCGCGAGGACAAAGGATGAAGTAACAGCTGAATCAAGCCGGCGTCTGTTCGCTTTGGCGGATTCCGCCGAAGCAATAGCTTCTCTTTCCGAGAAGGCGATAGCAAAAGCAATTTATCCGGCGGGATTTTATAATACAAAGGCGAAATCAATAAAGAAACTCTCGAGGCAGCTTTTAAGGGAATTTAATTCAAGAGTTCCCGATACTTTAGAAGAACTTATCAGGCTGCCGGGGGTCGGCAGGAAAACTGCCAATCTTGTTATAGCCAGAGGATTTGGTAAACCGGCAATCTGTGTTGACACACACGTTCATAGAATTGCAAACAGGCTGGGTCTGATAAAAACAGATAATCCGACTCAGAGTGAATACGCGCTCCGCGAGATTTTGGACAAGAAATACTGGATAGAAATTAACGATCTTTTTGTGATATTCGGAAGGACGGTATGCAGACCTGTCTCGCCGTTCTGCAGTATGTGCGGTATTATCAACCTATGCAAGCGGAAGGGAGTAGAAAGGTCAAGGTAA
- a CDS encoding SDR family oxidoreductase, with product MKKHKGKKALITGGSRGIGLAIALRLASEGADIAINFRRDRKAASKAAKEIEKLGRKAILLKADISDHKEIRYMFRELSEQFRSLDYFVSNAVSGVLGPAERIGRLGWKKAIDTNARAFMLCCQETIKQFGDSIKSIVAISSIGGQTVLPGYTAVGASKAALESLVRYFGRELASRGINVNAVSGGPVDTASLDYFPEKERTLEEWKKRTPSGRIGKPEDIAPVVSFLLSREAGWIQGQTIIIDGGLTL from the coding sequence ATGAAGAAACATAAAGGTAAAAAGGCTCTTATAACGGGAGGATCAAGAGGAATAGGGCTCGCGATAGCACTCCGGCTGGCTTCTGAAGGAGCAGATATCGCTATTAATTTCAGAAGGGACCGGAAGGCTGCTTCTAAAGCGGCTAAGGAGATTGAAAAACTTGGACGAAAAGCTATTCTTCTTAAAGCTGACATTTCGGACCATAAAGAGATCAGGTATATGTTCCGGGAACTAAGCGAACAATTCAGAAGCCTTGATTATTTTGTTTCCAACGCGGTCTCAGGCGTTTTGGGTCCGGCTGAGAGGATCGGGCGGTTGGGATGGAAAAAGGCGATAGATACAAACGCCAGAGCATTCATGCTCTGCTGTCAGGAAACAATCAAGCAGTTTGGCGATTCAATAAAGTCAATAGTCGCGATATCGTCTATAGGAGGGCAAACAGTTCTTCCCGGCTATACGGCTGTCGGAGCCAGCAAAGCGGCTCTTGAATCGCTGGTTCGTTATTTTGGACGCGAACTCGCCTCAAGGGGAATAAATGTAAACGCCGTCTCCGGAGGACCTGTAGATACCGCCTCTCTGGACTATTTCCCGGAGAAAGAACGTACATTAGAGGAATGGAAAAAACGCACCCCTTCAGGCAGAATCGGTAAACCTGAAGATATAGCTCCCGTCGTTTCATTCCTTCTCTCAAGAGAAGCGGGCTGGATTCAGGGACAAACTATAATAATCGACGGAGGGCTTACGCTCTAA